From one Rosa rugosa chromosome 4, drRosRugo1.1, whole genome shotgun sequence genomic stretch:
- the LOC133744677 gene encoding F-box protein At3g07870-like, with amino-acid sequence MDSRRRRNQGEEQSVTWLESLSSEIIVDILSRLPLSSAVQFGYVCRSWRVLARSHLDTLHRQHSSNIVASLGLILHCDHPIKNELYFVDYPSNHDGKKIAEKKIDKPFCALMPEFDVLPRTTQYPNRHRHVVFGFGYSPLTKVYKVVKITYYNGHGEYYGYRDCRTYYNKFPRLSDVQIFTTGRPIWRSIGSASHYLDSSPAQTLANGRLHWATWTSRRLRSGGQLVSFDLYDEQFREVPTPEFGSRRCIHPLVVGGCLAAVGLSIIWQLDIWVMKEYGVRESWVKEWSIGRHIPQTLEQKLDDEVGNYRLWTISSIADKARDVVIRVLNVTESGHILLEYKSRALVLYDPTNGNFIELEFEGMPRWFQTFVHQGRLDQVDTIFNR; translated from the exons ATTCTAGGAGGAGGAGAAACCAAGGAGAAGAGCAATCAGTAACTTGGTTGGAAAGTCTCTCATCTGAAATCATCGTCGACATACTTTCCAGGCTTCCTCTTTCCTCTGCGGTGCAATTCGGGTATGTATGCCGCTCATGGCGTGTACTAGCACGTAGTCACCTTGATACTTTGCATAGGCAGCATAGCTCTAACATAGTTGCAAGCCTAGGCCTCATCCTGCACTGTGATCATCCCATTAAAAATGAGCTTTACTTTGTCGATTACCCTTCTAACCATGATGGCAAGAAGATagcagaaaagaaaattgaCAAACCATTCTGTGCTTTAATGCCTGAGTTTGATGTG CTGCCTAGGACCACCCAGTATCCTAATCGACATAGACATGTGGTATTTGGATTTGGGTATAGTCCCTTGACTAAAGTATACAAGGTAGTGAAGATAACCTATTACAATGGTCATGGAGAGTACTATGGTTATAGAGATTGCCGGACTTACTACAATAAATTTCCCCGACTATCCGACGTTCAGATTTTCACAACAGGAAGACCTATCTGGAGAAGTATAGGCAGTGCATCTCACTACTTGGATTCGTCACCAGCACAGACATTGGCCAATGGAAGACTTCATTGGGCCACTTGGACCTCACGCAGACTGCGATCTGGTGGCCAGCTCGTCTCGTTTGACCTATATGATGAGCAATTCAGAGAGGTTCCAACGCCTGAGTTTGGAAGCAGGAGGTGTATTCATCCTCTGGTTGTAGGAGGTTGTCTTGCTGCAGTTGGTTTGTCCATAATTTGGCAATTAGATATATGGGTTATGAAGGAGTATGGTGTGAGAGAATCATGGGTCAAAGAATGGAGCATAGGAAGGCACATTCCGCAGACACTGGAACAAAAGCTTGATGACGAGGTTGGCAACTACCGACTCTGGACGATATCCAGTATAGCAGACAAAGCAAGAGATGTGGTTATTCGGGTTTTGAACGTTACGGAGAGTGGCCATATCTTGTTGGAGTACAAAAGTAGGGCTCTAGTTCTTTATGACCCAACTAATGGAAATTTTATAGAGCTGGAATTTGAAGGGATGCCAAGATGGTTTCAAACTTTTGTTCATCAGGGCAGACTCGATCAAGTTGATACCATTTTTAACAGGTGA
- the LOC133706991 gene encoding protein CYCLOPS-like isoform X1: MEGRGLSDFYRNTSEELILRSYMESSNGTPLPTMEMLGFKNLSQNFRADSEELFKSWLTTGENNTYNSSSIAHRTRSRRISTEIASLSAHQHVGLLQKKRSNEVLFPQYNPMPDENSADLNQHSNRLGVERGMQASDLYLAKAWFHSSQPMTRSRSSELRKRYVALQNSQPAIGLDGLQNASGNYNNVVKEEFAFSNGFNVPSICEVSNQLGTFISPSNSSSSTFDAPQMGDMDKVSSVVSMLKGTLERKKLSNQIEKGAEDDSSTRLFPGQEVIVNTGFDQGQGNQLQDMVRTFQEVSTIEVKDHAGMQKAEGSLDLEMEGFVNLTNPNPLSRNSQEPSQSESSAAAPVVSSGFDACDGPSNSSQTLSICESSLKRAGNRSSENGSRSKDIRERIIGNLKDDQKRGERLERYGSVTSATSGDKEDATKKRRVERSRKMAEAKERNSTPVIPSDIQSVLKRCENLEKEVRSLKLNLSFMNRKDSEQTKQIEELQQQNEELTDEKERLLEEIERILAENGKI; the protein is encoded by the exons ATGGAAGGAAGGGGGCTTTCAGACTTCTATAGGAATACTAGTGAAGAGTTGATCCTGAGATCTTATATGGAGAGCTCAAATGGAACTCCTCTACCAACCATGGAGATGCTTGGCTTCAAGAATTTGTCACAAAATTTTCGTGCAGATAGCGAGGAGCTCTTCAAAAGCTGGCTCACAACTGGAGAG AACAATACCTACAATTCCTCAAGCATTGCACATCGAACTCGGTCAAGGAG GATATCCACCGAAATAGCTAGTTTGTCTGCTCACCAACATGTTGGTCtacttcaaaagaaaagaagcaatGAAGTTTTATTTCCTCAATATAACCCCATGCCTGATGAGAACTCAGCTGACCTCAATCAACATTCAAACAG ACTTGGTGTTGAAAGAGGAATGCAAGCTAGTGACTTATATTTGGCTAAG GCCTGGTTTCACAGTTCCCAACCCATGACAAGAAGCCGGTCCTCTGAATTGCG GAAGAGATATGTTGCCTTGCAAAATTCTCAACCAGCAATAGGTCTGGATGGCCTTCAAAATGCTTCAGGGAATTATAACAATGTAGTAAAAGAAGAATTTGCATTTTCAAATGGCTTTAATGTTCCCTCAATATGTGAGGTTTCTAACCAGTTGGGGACCTTCATTTCTCCATCCAATTCATCCTCATCCACTTTCGACGCTCCTCAAATGGGTGACATGGATAAAGTATCATCTGTTGTGAGCATGCTAAAGGGTACATTAGAGCGCAAAAAGCTTAGCAACCAGATTGAAAAAGGTGCAGAGGATGATAGCTCCACTAGGCTTTTCCCTGGTCAAGAAGTTATAGTCAACACTGGTTTTGATCAAGGGCAAGGTAATCAGCTTCAAGATATGGTGAGAACTTTTCAGGAAGTATCCACTATAGAAGTTAAGGATCATGCGGGTATGCAAAAAGCTGAAGGATCCCTGGATCTTGAGATGGAAGGTTTTGTAAATCTCACAAACCCTAACCCATTGAGCAGGAATTCTCAAGAACCTTCACAAAGTGAATCATCTGCTGCAGCACCAGTAGTTTCATCTGGGTTTGATGCATGTGATGGTCCCAGCAACTCAAGTCAAACTCTGAGCATATGTGAAAGTTCACTGAAACGAGCTGGAAATAGGAGTTCAGAAAATGGCTCTAGATCGAAAG ATATCAGAGAACGtattattggtaatttgaaagATGATCAAAAG AGGGGAGAACGTTTAGAGCGATATGGATCTGTGACATCAGCCACTTCAG GAGATAAGGAGGATGCCACAAAAAAGCGGAGGGTGGAGAGATCACGCAA AATGGCAGAGGCAAAGGAAAGGAACTCAACTCCAGTAATTCCATCAGATATACAATCTGTCTTAAAGCGGTGTGAAAATCTTGAAAAGGAAGTCCGGTCCCTCAAACTTAACTTGTCCTTCATGAATAG GAAGGATTCCGAGCAGACAAAGCAGATAGAGGAGCTTCAGCAGCAAAACGAAGAATTAACAGATGAAAAAGAGCGCCTTTTAGAAGAGATTGAAAGGATCCTTGCAGAAAATGGCAAGATTTGA
- the LOC133706991 gene encoding protein CYCLOPS-like isoform X2, whose translation MEGRGLSDFYRNTSEELILRSYMESSNGTPLPTMEMLGFKNLSQNFRADSEELFKSWLTTGENNTYNSSSIAHRTRSRRISTEIASLSAHQHVGLLQKKRSNEVLFPQYNPMPDENSADLNQHSNRLGVERGMQASDLYLAKAWFHSSQPMTRSRSSELRKRYVALQNSQPAIGLDGLQNASGNYNNVVKEEFAFSNGFNVPSICEVSNQLGTFISPSNSSSSTFDAPQMGDMDKVSSVVSMLKGTLERKKLSNQIEKGAEDDSSTRLFPGQEVIVNTGFDQGQGNQLQDMVRTFQEVSTIEVKDHAGMQKAEGSLDLEMEGFVNLTNPNPLSRNSQEPSQSESSAAAPVVSSGFDACDGPSNSSQTLSICESSLKRAGNRSSENGSRSKDIRERIIGNLKDDQKRGERLERYGSVTSATSGDKEDATKKRRVERSRKYVH comes from the exons ATGGAAGGAAGGGGGCTTTCAGACTTCTATAGGAATACTAGTGAAGAGTTGATCCTGAGATCTTATATGGAGAGCTCAAATGGAACTCCTCTACCAACCATGGAGATGCTTGGCTTCAAGAATTTGTCACAAAATTTTCGTGCAGATAGCGAGGAGCTCTTCAAAAGCTGGCTCACAACTGGAGAG AACAATACCTACAATTCCTCAAGCATTGCACATCGAACTCGGTCAAGGAG GATATCCACCGAAATAGCTAGTTTGTCTGCTCACCAACATGTTGGTCtacttcaaaagaaaagaagcaatGAAGTTTTATTTCCTCAATATAACCCCATGCCTGATGAGAACTCAGCTGACCTCAATCAACATTCAAACAG ACTTGGTGTTGAAAGAGGAATGCAAGCTAGTGACTTATATTTGGCTAAG GCCTGGTTTCACAGTTCCCAACCCATGACAAGAAGCCGGTCCTCTGAATTGCG GAAGAGATATGTTGCCTTGCAAAATTCTCAACCAGCAATAGGTCTGGATGGCCTTCAAAATGCTTCAGGGAATTATAACAATGTAGTAAAAGAAGAATTTGCATTTTCAAATGGCTTTAATGTTCCCTCAATATGTGAGGTTTCTAACCAGTTGGGGACCTTCATTTCTCCATCCAATTCATCCTCATCCACTTTCGACGCTCCTCAAATGGGTGACATGGATAAAGTATCATCTGTTGTGAGCATGCTAAAGGGTACATTAGAGCGCAAAAAGCTTAGCAACCAGATTGAAAAAGGTGCAGAGGATGATAGCTCCACTAGGCTTTTCCCTGGTCAAGAAGTTATAGTCAACACTGGTTTTGATCAAGGGCAAGGTAATCAGCTTCAAGATATGGTGAGAACTTTTCAGGAAGTATCCACTATAGAAGTTAAGGATCATGCGGGTATGCAAAAAGCTGAAGGATCCCTGGATCTTGAGATGGAAGGTTTTGTAAATCTCACAAACCCTAACCCATTGAGCAGGAATTCTCAAGAACCTTCACAAAGTGAATCATCTGCTGCAGCACCAGTAGTTTCATCTGGGTTTGATGCATGTGATGGTCCCAGCAACTCAAGTCAAACTCTGAGCATATGTGAAAGTTCACTGAAACGAGCTGGAAATAGGAGTTCAGAAAATGGCTCTAGATCGAAAG ATATCAGAGAACGtattattggtaatttgaaagATGATCAAAAG AGGGGAGAACGTTTAGAGCGATATGGATCTGTGACATCAGCCACTTCAG GAGATAAGGAGGATGCCACAAAAAAGCGGAGGGTGGAGAGATCACGCAAGTATGTACACTAA